The Carassius carassius chromosome 9, fCarCar2.1, whole genome shotgun sequence genome includes a region encoding these proteins:
- the LOC132149671 gene encoding PRKCA-binding protein-like produces the protein MMFTDMDYELEEDKLGIPTVPGTVTLKKDSQKLIGISIGGGAQFCPCLYIVQVFDNTAAALDGTLAAGDEITGVNGRPVKGKTKVEVAKMIQAVQDDPVVIQYNKLQADPKQGKSLDIVLKKVKHRLVENMSSGTADALGLSRAILCNDGLVKRLEELEKTAELYKGLIEHTKRLLRAFYELSQTHRAFGDVFSVIGVREPQAAASEAFVKFAEAHRNMEKFGIRLLKTIRPMLHDLNTYLNKAIPDTKLTIRKYLDVKFEYLSYCLKVKEMDDEEYSCIALGDPLYRVSTGNYEYRLILRCRQDARKRFAKMRKDVLEKIELLDQKHVQDIVFQLQRFVSGISHYYDDCYGVLKEADVFPIEVDLSRSMINYSGQSLSYEDKDEDETGGREEDAPQAENGAEKLIDDE, from the exons ATGATGTTCACAGACATGGACTACGAGCTGGAGGAAGACAAACT tggAATTCCCACAGTTCCTGGGACAGTGACTCTGAAGAAAGACTCACAGAAGCTGATTGGGATCAGTATTGGAGGCGGAGCTCAGTTCTGCCCATGTCTCTACATCGTACAG GTGTTTGATAACACTGCGGCCGCTCTGGACGGGACTCTGGCCGCCGGGGACGAGATCACAGGGGTGAACGGCAGGCCGGTGAAGGGAAAGACTAAAGTCGAGGTGGCCAAGATGATCCAGGCCGTGCAG GATGATCCGGTCGTGATCCAGTATAATAAACTACAGGCCGACCCCAAGCAGGGCAAATCTCTGGACATCG tactgAAGAAGGTGAAGCATCGTCTGGTGGAGAACATGAGTTCAGGAACCGCAGATGCTCTGGGACTCAGCCGAGCCATTCTGTGCAACG atgGTCTGGTGAAGAGGCTGGAGGAGCTGGAGAAAACGGCTGAGCTTTATAAAG gactgATAGAGCACACAAAGAGACTGTTAAGAGCTTTCTATGAGCTCTCGCAGACTCACAGAG CGTTTGGCGACGTGTTTTCCGTCATCGGCGTCCGTGAGCCGCAGGCCGCCGCCAGCGAAGCCTTCGTGAAGTTCGCTGAAGCTCATCGAAACATGGAGAAGTTCGGCATCCGGCTGCTGAAGACCATCAGACCT ATGCTGCATGATCTGAACACGTATCTTAACAAAGCCATTCCAGACACCAAACTCACCATCCGCAAATACCTGGACGTCAAGTTTGAGTACCTG TCGTACTGTCTGAAGGTGAAGGAGATGGATGATGAAGAGTACAGCTGTATC gCGTTGGGCGACCCGTTGTACCGCGTCAGCACCGGTAACTACGAGTACCGCTTGATCCTGCGCTGTCGACAGGACGCTCGCAAACGCTTCGCCAAGATGCGCAAAGATGTTCTAGAGAAAATCGAGCTCCTGGACCAGAAGCACG TCCAGGACATCGTGTTCCAGCTGCAGCGCTTCGTCTCGGGCATATCACACTACTACGACGACTGCTACGGCGTGCTGAAGGAGGCCGACGTGTTCCCCATCGAGGTGGATCTGTCCCGCTCCATGATCAACTACAGCGGACAGAGCCTCTCCTACGAGGACAAGGATGAGGACGAGACGGGAGGACGAGAGGAAGATGCTCCGCAGGCTGAGAACGGAGCCGAGAAACTCATCGACGACGAGTGA